Genomic window (Mesorhizobium sp. M4B.F.Ca.ET.058.02.1.1):
CAGGTTGTTCGGCGTCATCGGCCTGAGGCCCGCCCACATCTCTGCGCGGTCGTAATCGGCGCCTTCCGGGTAGAGCTCCTCGGTCACGCCTTTCATGAAGGCGAAGTCGGCCGGTCTGTGGCCGGTGTCGTAGCCGGCGAATTCGGCCGTGGCGGTAACGCGCAGGCGGTCGCCGAAGCGCGAAATGGCGACCAGATTGTGCTCGTCGACTGAAGCGATGGTCGGCGGCTGCGGGCGATTGCCGATGGGAATGGTCAGCGAATAGCCCTTGATCGGATAAATCGGCAGGCTGATGCCGACGGCCTTGGCGATCAGCGGGCTGTAGGAGCCGAGCGCCAGCACATAGGCATCGCCCTTGAAGACGCCCTTGTCGGTCCGCACCTGCGCGACGCCGTCGCCCGAGGTCTCGATGCCGGTGATGGTGGTGCCGGTGCGGATTTCGCCGCCGCGCCCGGCGATCTTCGCCGCCAGTGCCCGGGTGAACTTCGCCGGGTCGCCGGTCTCGTCGGTCGGGCAATAGATGCCGCCGGCGATCTTTCCCCGCGCCGAGGCCAGCGACGGATCGAGTGCCACGACGCCCTCGCGATCCAGCAGCCTGATCTCCTGCCCGTCAGACTCCAGCAGCTTCATATGCTCGACGCCTTTGTCGAGCGCCTGCTGGCTGCGGTGGAAATACAGGATGCCGCGATCGTTGCGATCGTAGTCGATCGCCTCGTCGGCAATCACCTCGCGCAGCACGCTCTGCGAATAGGCGGCAAGGC
Coding sequences:
- a CDS encoding D-amino acid dehydrogenase, coding for MRVIVLGGGVVGVTTAYQLQKDGHEVALIERQPQVAAETSWGNAGMIAPGHSFVWSSPKAPMILLKSLVLKDQALRFRMSADPRLYSWSWRFLMECTAEKARRNTLLKHRLAAYSQSVLREVIADEAIDYDRNDRGILYFHRSQQALDKGVEHMKLLESDGQEIRLLDREGVVALDPSLASARGKIAGGIYCPTDETGDPAKFTRALAAKIAGRGGEIRTGTTITGIETSGDGVAQVRTDKGVFKGDAYVLALGSYSPLIAKAVGISLPIYPIKGYSLTIPIGNRPQPPTIASVDEHNLVAISRFGDRLRVTATAEFAGYDTGHRPADFAFMKGVTEELYPEGADYDRAEMWAGLRPMTPNNLPEFGQQRLRNLYLNTGHGHIGWTMSHGSARITADLIGGRRPAISMDGLLN